Proteins encoded by one window of Geobacter sp. DSM 9736:
- the hcp gene encoding hydroxylamine reductase, which translates to MFCYQCEQAANGGCSKIGVCGKQPDVAALQDQLVYAMKGIAFWADKARAKGVKDQEIDRFMLDGLFTTVTNVDFSAEEVAKLVRQAAGVRDKAQSLYERANGGAFAGEVPDAAKPFAPASTAELVALGAQHGVKDDTIDPDVKSVQDIILYGMKGYAAYAHHALVIGLENDEIYAFTHKALAATLDRSLGLMDFVGLAMECGRINLVTMELLSKANTDSYGHPVPTPVQLGTKAGKAILVSGHDLRMLEELLKQTEGTGINIYTHGEMLPAHGYPGLKKYAHLAGNFGGAWQDQAKEFVNFPGAIIFNTNCIQRPADSYKDRLFTWGLVQWPDVKHIDGWDFSAVVAKALELPGFADNPGKEILTGFGHNAVLGVADKVIDAVKAGQIRHFFLIGGCDGAKSGRNYYTEFAEKVPNDCVILTLACGKYRFNKLDFGDIGGIPRLLDIGQCNDAYSAIQIAVALAGAFKCGVNDLPLSMILSWYEQKAVAILLTLLHLGIKNIKLGPSLPAFITPNVLNFLVENFNIAPIGTAEGDLKQILG; encoded by the coding sequence ACGTGGCGGCTCTTCAGGACCAGCTTGTCTACGCAATGAAGGGGATCGCCTTCTGGGCCGACAAGGCGCGCGCCAAAGGGGTGAAAGACCAGGAGATCGACCGGTTCATGCTTGACGGACTTTTCACCACCGTCACCAACGTCGACTTCAGCGCCGAAGAAGTGGCAAAGCTGGTCCGACAGGCGGCCGGTGTTCGGGACAAGGCACAGAGCCTCTACGAGAGGGCCAACGGCGGCGCGTTCGCCGGTGAAGTTCCCGATGCAGCCAAGCCCTTCGCACCCGCTTCCACCGCCGAACTCGTGGCTCTCGGGGCTCAGCACGGAGTAAAGGACGACACTATCGACCCCGACGTAAAATCCGTCCAGGACATCATCCTCTACGGTATGAAGGGATATGCCGCCTACGCCCACCACGCCCTCGTGATAGGCCTCGAAAATGACGAAATCTACGCTTTTACCCACAAGGCCCTTGCCGCCACCCTGGACAGGAGCCTGGGGCTGATGGACTTCGTGGGCCTCGCCATGGAGTGCGGGCGGATCAACCTGGTAACGATGGAGCTCCTCAGCAAGGCCAACACCGACAGCTACGGACATCCGGTGCCGACCCCGGTGCAGCTTGGAACCAAGGCTGGGAAAGCGATCCTGGTCTCGGGGCACGACCTTCGGATGCTGGAGGAACTCCTCAAACAGACCGAAGGAACCGGCATCAACATCTACACCCACGGTGAGATGCTCCCAGCCCACGGCTACCCGGGGCTCAAGAAGTACGCGCACCTGGCAGGGAACTTCGGCGGAGCATGGCAGGACCAGGCCAAGGAATTCGTCAACTTCCCCGGCGCCATCATCTTCAACACCAACTGCATCCAGCGCCCGGCCGACAGCTACAAGGACCGTCTCTTCACCTGGGGCCTCGTACAGTGGCCCGACGTGAAGCACATCGACGGATGGGATTTCTCCGCAGTGGTCGCAAAAGCTCTGGAACTCCCCGGCTTCGCCGACAACCCCGGCAAGGAGATCCTCACCGGCTTCGGGCACAATGCGGTCCTGGGCGTGGCCGACAAGGTGATCGACGCGGTGAAGGCCGGGCAGATCCGCCACTTCTTCCTCATCGGGGGGTGCGACGGCGCGAAAAGCGGGCGCAACTACTACACCGAGTTCGCCGAGAAAGTCCCCAACGACTGCGTCATCCTCACCCTCGCATGCGGGAAGTACCGGTTCAACAAGCTCGATTTTGGCGATATCGGCGGAATTCCAAGGCTCCTCGACATCGGGCAGTGCAACGACGCCTACAGTGCCATCCAGATCGCAGTGGCCCTGGCGGGGGCATTCAAGTGCGGCGTCAACGACCTCCCCCTCTCGATGATCCTCTCCTGGTACGAGCAGAAGGCGGTGGCGATCCTCCTGACGCTCCTCCACCTGGGGATCAAGAACATCAAGCTGGGGCCGAGCCTGCCGGCGTTCATCACCCCCAACGTCCTCAACTTCCTCGTGGAGAACTTCAACATCGCCCCCATCGGAACCGCCGAAGGGGACCTCAAGCAGATCCTCGGGTAG